In a genomic window of Rhodothermales bacterium:
- a CDS encoding efflux RND transporter permease subunit: MKLSEISIRRPVFASVMSIAIILFGVIGFTRMPVREYPDIDPPIVSITTLYRGASSSVVETEITNVLEEQLATLEGIKTITSSSQDQGSSITVEFELGRDVDEAGNDVRDRVSRIKGQLPREAEDPIVAKVDANAQPIFWLALSSDRHSLLQLSETAELVLKERLQRLPGIGSVFIGGQRRYAMRVWLDPLRMAARGVTTSDVESAIRLANAEIPGGRVEGDQREFAVRTRGELASPVEFADIIVLQNQNDRVRLGDIGEVEIGAEDERTIARYNGVNAVGLGIVKQSRSSTVTTAETVRNAIPVLSEVLPPGMKLQTAYDSSVFIRDSINEVGETIFIAMMLVIFVVLAFLRSFRATLIPGVAIPISIVGTFAVAFFVGFTINILTLLALVLAIGLVVDDAIVMLENIYRHMEMGKSRWQASLDGSKEIGFAIVATTIALVAVFVPVAFLTGSVGRLFNEFGLSVAVAVAISGFVALTLTPMLCSRMLKPLHGTGDSWASRSFDAFFEWLTRTYDTTLHFALKHRLMMVLVAVGLVAASFFLFQSLPNELAPTEDRSIAFGFVLAPEGSTLEYMDGYMREIEGVLLDLPEREGLFTAAGLGFGGPGQVTNGFVFLRLKPRGDRDRTQQEIVASLFPRLISIPGVLAFLINPASLGGQFGSKPVEYVVQGDDYTELNQAVGQMMARASELGYMVNMDTDLRLNKPQLDLTIDRDRAAGLGVSVTDIGSTLEMMLGGKVVTQFKRGAKQYDVIAQMKPSNRSTPDTIEEIYLRGGGGLVQLASVVSLQETAAPKALNHYNRKRSVTLDANLAPGVGLGQALEDLDRIGAEVLPNDLTTDLSGQSLEFRSASSKLYSFFVFALLFIYLVLAAQFESFIDPFTILLAVPLAVFGALLSLEVLGQTLNIYSQIGLIMLIGLVTKNSILIVEYANQLRRQGKSVFDAVREASEIRLRPILMTSFATIFGVLPIALGLGAGGESRQPLGIAVVGGMLFSTFLTLLLVPVMYSLVAPITKTKDHDAIERESAADARRVVGDTAVVEADPA; this comes from the coding sequence ATGAAACTCAGCGAGATTTCCATACGCCGGCCGGTTTTCGCCAGCGTGATGAGCATCGCGATCATTCTCTTCGGAGTGATCGGTTTTACGCGAATGCCCGTGCGGGAATATCCCGACATCGATCCTCCCATCGTATCCATCACAACGTTGTATCGGGGTGCAAGTTCGAGCGTCGTCGAAACGGAAATCACGAACGTCCTCGAGGAGCAGTTGGCCACGCTCGAGGGAATCAAGACGATTACATCTTCAAGCCAGGATCAGGGATCGTCGATCACTGTCGAGTTTGAGTTGGGCCGGGATGTCGACGAGGCTGGTAACGACGTGCGTGATCGGGTGTCGCGCATCAAGGGCCAACTGCCGCGTGAAGCGGAGGATCCGATCGTCGCGAAGGTGGATGCGAATGCGCAGCCAATCTTCTGGCTCGCCCTTTCGAGCGACCGGCATTCGCTTCTCCAGCTATCCGAAACGGCGGAGCTCGTCTTGAAGGAGCGGCTACAGCGCCTTCCGGGAATAGGATCGGTCTTCATCGGCGGACAGCGGCGATACGCCATGCGCGTCTGGCTGGACCCGCTGCGGATGGCCGCCCGCGGAGTGACAACTTCTGATGTTGAGAGCGCCATCAGGTTGGCCAACGCCGAGATACCCGGTGGTCGAGTGGAAGGCGACCAGCGTGAGTTTGCGGTACGAACGCGAGGAGAGCTGGCAAGCCCCGTCGAGTTTGCGGACATCATCGTCCTGCAAAATCAGAACGATCGGGTGCGCCTGGGGGACATCGGCGAGGTTGAGATCGGGGCCGAAGACGAGCGCACGATTGCACGCTACAACGGCGTCAATGCGGTCGGACTCGGCATCGTCAAGCAGTCGAGGTCGAGCACCGTCACGACAGCCGAGACGGTGAGGAACGCAATTCCGGTGTTGTCCGAGGTCTTGCCGCCGGGCATGAAGCTGCAGACGGCATACGACTCTTCCGTCTTCATTCGCGACTCGATCAATGAGGTTGGCGAGACCATCTTCATCGCCATGATGCTCGTCATATTCGTGGTGCTGGCCTTCCTCCGCAGTTTTCGCGCCACGCTTATTCCAGGCGTCGCGATACCCATCTCCATCGTCGGAACGTTCGCCGTCGCCTTCTTCGTGGGCTTCACCATCAACATCCTGACGCTGCTTGCGCTCGTGCTGGCGATCGGTCTGGTTGTCGACGATGCCATCGTAATGCTGGAAAACATCTACCGGCATATGGAGATGGGCAAGTCTCGCTGGCAAGCCTCACTGGACGGGTCCAAAGAGATTGGCTTTGCCATCGTCGCGACAACGATCGCGCTGGTTGCCGTCTTCGTACCCGTTGCGTTCCTGACCGGCAGCGTGGGACGCCTGTTCAATGAGTTCGGCCTGTCGGTGGCCGTAGCAGTAGCCATCTCCGGATTCGTGGCGCTGACGCTCACGCCGATGTTGTGTTCACGAATGTTGAAGCCTCTTCACGGCACGGGTGACAGCTGGGCAAGCCGCTCGTTCGACGCGTTTTTCGAGTGGCTGACGAGGACCTACGACACGACGCTGCATTTCGCGTTAAAGCATCGGTTGATGATGGTACTGGTTGCCGTAGGTCTCGTTGCCGCCAGTTTCTTTCTTTTCCAGAGCCTGCCGAACGAGCTCGCCCCGACGGAGGATCGCAGCATCGCGTTCGGGTTCGTCCTCGCCCCCGAGGGGTCGACGCTGGAGTACATGGATGGCTATATGCGGGAGATCGAAGGTGTTCTTCTGGATCTTCCGGAGCGCGAGGGGCTCTTCACGGCTGCTGGACTCGGATTTGGAGGGCCCGGTCAGGTAACGAACGGATTCGTGTTTCTGCGGCTCAAACCTCGTGGCGACCGGGATCGAACGCAGCAAGAAATCGTCGCATCGCTCTTCCCGCGCCTGATATCGATTCCCGGCGTACTTGCCTTCCTGATCAATCCCGCCAGCCTTGGGGGACAGTTCGGTTCGAAGCCGGTCGAGTATGTGGTCCAGGGAGACGACTATACCGAGTTGAACCAGGCGGTAGGCCAGATGATGGCCAGGGCTAGTGAACTCGGCTACATGGTGAACATGGACACCGACCTGAGACTGAACAAGCCTCAACTCGACCTGACGATTGACAGAGACCGGGCGGCTGGTCTGGGCGTCTCGGTGACGGACATCGGGTCTACCCTGGAGATGATGCTGGGCGGCAAGGTTGTCACTCAGTTCAAGCGGGGTGCGAAGCAGTACGACGTCATCGCACAGATGAAACCGTCCAATCGCTCGACACCGGACACGATCGAGGAGATCTACCTTCGAGGCGGTGGCGGCCTGGTGCAACTCGCAAGTGTGGTCAGCCTTCAGGAGACGGCAGCTCCCAAGGCGCTCAACCATTACAATCGCAAACGCTCCGTTACGCTGGATGCAAATCTGGCGCCGGGCGTCGGCCTGGGACAGGCGCTCGAGGATCTCGATCGAATCGGAGCCGAGGTCCTGCCGAACGATCTGACAACAGACTTGAGCGGACAATCTCTGGAGTTCCGGTCCGCGAGCTCAAAGCTGTATTCGTTCTTTGTGTTTGCTCTGCTCTTCATCTACCTGGTGCTTGCGGCCCAGTTCGAAAGCTTTATCGACCCGTTTACGATCCTGCTGGCAGTTCCTCTCGCCGTCTTCGGCGCACTGCTGTCTCTGGAAGTGCTAGGCCAGACCCTCAACATTTACTCGCAGATCGGACTGATCATGCTTATCGGGCTGGTCACAAAGAATTCGATCCTGATCGTCGAATATGCGAACCAGCTTCGCCGTCAGGGTAAGAGCGTCTTCGACGCCGTTCGTGAAGCCTCCGAGATTCGCCTGAGACCGATTCTCATGACGTCGTTCGCCACCATCTTCGGCGTGCTGCCCATTGCTCTGGGCCTCGGGGCCGGGGGTGAGTCAAGACAGCCACTCGGAATCGCCGTGGTCGGCGGCATGCTGTTCTCGACATTCCTGACGCTTCTGCTCGTGCCGGTCATGTATTCGCTCGTGGCCCCGATTACCAAGACAAAGGACCACGATGCAATCGAACGCGAATCCGCGGCGGACGCAAGACGGGTCGTCGGCGACACCGCGGTTGTCGAGGCAGATCCGGCATAG
- a CDS encoding efflux RND transporter periplasmic adaptor subunit has protein sequence MTQRTLVAFGVATTLALSAGCGADEQGGGGFTMPPTPVEIAVVEPRTVVDRFEAVGTIQAGESIMVTAEIDGVIQRIPYNEGGFLKRGALIAKIDDAQLAAELARAEALRDQSEVAYNRIKTVVDLGAGAPQDLDDAAASLKVAEANVSLAKTRLSKTVITAPFSGLVGARQVSAGTFLRAGQTITELAQVDELRVNFSVPERYLSLLERGSEVTVSTTAYPDYQLLGTISVVEPVLDSSTRSARVVARVRNPERKFRPGMSANVAAVLSERANAITVPSEAVFIDGSQPYVFVIAEDSTVSRMALELGTRLPDVVEVVGGLSVGDRIVRAGHQKLFDGARVAPASNAPPQTEG, from the coding sequence ATGACCCAACGAACCCTTGTCGCTTTTGGCGTCGCGACAACCCTCGCCCTATCCGCCGGATGTGGAGCCGACGAGCAAGGCGGTGGCGGTTTCACCATGCCACCGACGCCTGTCGAAATCGCAGTCGTAGAACCCCGTACAGTTGTCGATCGATTCGAAGCAGTGGGAACCATACAGGCGGGCGAGTCCATCATGGTCACGGCCGAGATCGACGGAGTCATCCAGCGCATTCCGTATAACGAAGGCGGGTTCTTAAAGCGAGGTGCGTTGATCGCCAAGATCGATGACGCGCAGCTGGCGGCGGAACTGGCCCGAGCAGAAGCTCTGAGGGATCAGAGCGAGGTGGCCTACAACCGAATCAAAACAGTTGTCGACCTCGGAGCCGGCGCGCCGCAGGACCTTGACGATGCCGCAGCCAGCCTGAAGGTGGCGGAGGCTAACGTCTCGCTTGCAAAGACTCGACTGAGCAAGACCGTCATCACGGCGCCGTTCTCAGGCCTCGTCGGTGCACGACAGGTCAGTGCCGGCACCTTTCTCCGGGCTGGCCAAACAATCACCGAGCTGGCACAGGTCGATGAACTGAGAGTCAACTTCTCCGTACCTGAGCGGTATCTGTCTTTGCTTGAGCGAGGTTCCGAAGTCACCGTTTCGACGACCGCGTACCCGGACTACCAGCTGCTCGGAACGATCAGCGTTGTGGAGCCTGTCCTGGATTCGTCGACCCGAAGCGCTCGTGTTGTCGCCCGTGTGAGAAATCCAGAGCGAAAATTCCGTCCCGGAATGTCGGCGAACGTCGCGGCGGTACTCAGCGAACGAGCGAACGCGATAACCGTGCCCAGTGAAGCCGTCTTTATCGATGGATCCCAGCCGTACGTTTTCGTGATTGCCGAGGATAGTACCGTGTCGCGCATGGCGTTAGAATTAGGCACCCGACTTCCAGATGTCGTCGAAGTCGTCGGAGGACTCAGCGTAGGCGATCGTATTGTCCGCGCCGGGCATCAGAAACTGTTCGACGGCGCCAGGGTGGCCCCAGCTTCAAATGCGCCTCCTCAGACCGAAGGCTAA
- a CDS encoding MoaD/ThiS family protein yields MPTVPVHIPSLLVHIAGVQGPLSGEGDTVRAVLTDFLDKVPSLRVHLFDETGNLRPHVLCFLNTTNTRWLDSLEEPVREGDELTILQAVSGG; encoded by the coding sequence GTGCCGACGGTCCCGGTCCATATCCCGTCGCTTCTGGTCCATATCGCCGGGGTCCAGGGTCCATTGTCGGGTGAGGGAGATACGGTCCGCGCGGTATTGACGGACTTTCTCGACAAGGTTCCGTCCCTTCGTGTTCATCTTTTCGACGAGACGGGCAACTTGCGGCCTCACGTGTTGTGTTTTCTGAACACTACGAATACGCGTTGGCTGGATTCGCTCGAGGAGCCGGTGCGCGAAGGGGACGAGCTGACGATTCTGCAGGCCGTTTCCGGCGGGTAG
- a CDS encoding M14 family metallopeptidase, which produces MKRLGLAVLITMFSVPMTADLAAQDAARTRLLPPERPWSGESENLVVAHDHPWITPSEQTDLTETPRYDETVAWLKRLVNASPQLHLTSIGRSAEGRDIWMVIASRNGEDSVEQLRQSGRPLLLAHSGIHSGEIDGKDAGLMLLRDMTVVGTKSELLDQANLLFIPILSVDAHERFSEFSRINQRGPREMGWRTNSRNLNLNRDFTKLQTEEVRALLQVINTYGPDLYLDLHVTDGADYQYDVTYGYNGPHAWSPRIASWLDSRFRPSIDSALTAMGHIPGPLLFAADGRQMTSGNYWWTAGPRFSNGYGDARHLPTVLVENHSLKPYRQRVLGTYVLLESTLRLLASDFRSLRAAATADRALRKDTLTLAWTVPDEESTGSSWTVASTTVSRTMHLKGIRSELRESPITGTDHVAWTGEPVNSEIPVFPMVAASTIAGRPDRYFIPAGWSEITRLLEWHGVHVDHISQPTTVQAIMTRIPDAMIEPQAFEGRARVTPGQVVTEQRDMTLMPGAAVVSTDQELGDLVMLLLEPESPDSFLQWGFFLEIMQRTEYVEGYIMEPMARKMLEEDAGLRARFDDMLATDSTFSASPRARLQWFYEQTPFYDDQYKLYPVGRSID; this is translated from the coding sequence ATGAAGCGACTTGGCCTGGCCGTACTCATCACGATGTTTTCCGTCCCAATGACCGCGGACCTGGCTGCTCAGGATGCCGCACGGACTCGTCTTCTGCCGCCCGAGCGTCCCTGGTCGGGCGAAAGCGAGAACCTCGTTGTCGCTCATGATCACCCATGGATCACACCTTCCGAGCAGACGGATCTGACCGAGACACCGCGCTATGATGAGACCGTCGCATGGCTGAAGCGTCTTGTCAATGCGTCGCCGCAATTGCATCTGACGTCAATCGGCCGTAGCGCAGAAGGGCGTGACATCTGGATGGTCATCGCTTCGCGAAACGGGGAGGATTCGGTAGAGCAACTCCGGCAGTCGGGGCGCCCACTCCTGCTGGCACATTCAGGAATTCATTCCGGAGAAATCGATGGCAAAGACGCAGGCCTGATGTTGCTGCGCGACATGACTGTCGTGGGTACAAAATCTGAGCTGCTCGACCAGGCTAATCTGCTATTCATCCCCATCCTGAGTGTCGACGCTCACGAACGCTTTTCTGAATTCAGCCGCATCAATCAGCGCGGGCCACGCGAGATGGGCTGGCGTACGAATAGTCGCAACCTGAATCTGAATCGCGACTTCACCAAACTTCAAACCGAAGAAGTGCGAGCGCTGCTTCAAGTCATCAACACATACGGTCCGGACCTCTACCTCGATCTTCACGTCACCGACGGCGCAGACTATCAGTATGACGTCACGTACGGATACAACGGGCCCCATGCATGGTCACCCCGGATTGCATCGTGGCTTGATTCCCGCTTTCGGCCGTCCATCGACTCGGCACTGACCGCGATGGGGCACATACCCGGCCCGCTGCTCTTCGCGGCGGATGGTCGGCAGATGACCAGTGGAAACTACTGGTGGACAGCGGGGCCGCGCTTTTCGAACGGCTACGGTGACGCACGCCATCTGCCAACCGTCCTCGTCGAGAATCACTCGCTCAAACCGTACCGTCAACGCGTTCTCGGAACCTACGTCTTGCTCGAGTCAACACTCCGGTTGCTGGCCAGCGATTTCCGTTCGCTCCGTGCTGCCGCAACCGCGGATCGCGCATTAAGAAAGGACACGCTCACGCTTGCCTGGACAGTACCGGACGAAGAGTCGACCGGCAGCTCATGGACCGTAGCATCCACGACAGTTTCGCGCACAATGCATCTCAAAGGAATCCGATCGGAGCTGCGGGAGTCGCCGATTACCGGTACCGACCACGTCGCATGGACCGGTGAACCGGTAAACTCAGAGATTCCGGTCTTCCCGATGGTGGCTGCCTCTACCATTGCGGGCCGACCAGACAGGTACTTCATTCCGGCGGGCTGGTCCGAAATCACGAGGCTGCTGGAGTGGCACGGCGTGCATGTCGATCACATTTCACAACCGACGACCGTGCAGGCAATCATGACGCGCATTCCCGATGCGATGATCGAACCGCAGGCATTCGAAGGTCGGGCGAGGGTGACTCCCGGACAAGTTGTTACGGAACAACGCGATATGACGCTTATGCCGGGCGCGGCTGTCGTTTCCACCGATCAGGAGCTGGGCGACCTCGTCATGCTGCTGCTTGAACCAGAGTCGCCGGACTCCTTCCTTCAATGGGGATTTTTTCTGGAGATTATGCAGCGGACCGAATACGTCGAAGGCTACATCATGGAGCCGATGGCGCGGAAGATGCTGGAAGAGGATGCGGGATTACGAGCTAGGTTCGATGACATGCTGGCAACGGATTCGACGTTTTCCGCCAGCCCTCGCGCGCGACTGCAGTGGTTCTACGAACAGACGCCGTTCTACGACGATCAATACAAGCTGTACCCCGTCGGGCGTTCAATCGACTGA
- a CDS encoding TolC family protein, with the protein MQSIRFLARVCAVISLGAASVSSTTVAQVPATPDSALAEALSRFEGEPLSLAEAIDLAMQNSTIILDAQAALAAARGRTRRERGGFDPEFFSEAATQRDEVPTSSPFSGASVLTNNQSSLLSGFRTRLTTGTELSTSLQAVRASTNSSFAALNPQYTTYAQLTVRQPLLAGSGVAADADLRVARLGESSMEAYLDDAVHTVQAAVVELYWDLYAAERDLAVQGLIRERAAALLTESQQRARAGLVGPNQVENAKVFLAEQELAEIDRQEALYSISDQLVTLIGASPSGAIARYRPVDSPPADLQIDDPDELVARAVEANRALDMARRDIDEANVRLRAERRNRLPRVDLVGTLGSNGLSGDARDVIFGSDTLRSASAGNFADALRQVGEFEFPRWSVGVDVTIPIGPRRRGGEIDRLRAEVERAEQRYEGSVRVLKEQVRRFHRELVNGKQRLAIARRGVDASQEQVRIGLIEYRNGRSTAFELVRLGADLAAAQQRYSQALVRTVKAAASLSRLTSGVYPFPTQQRSEDQ; encoded by the coding sequence ATGCAGTCTATCCGATTTCTGGCACGCGTGTGCGCCGTGATTTCGCTCGGCGCCGCAAGTGTGTCGTCGACCACCGTCGCCCAGGTGCCTGCGACTCCAGACAGCGCCCTGGCGGAAGCCCTATCTCGATTCGAAGGCGAACCTCTCTCACTCGCGGAAGCCATCGATCTGGCGATGCAGAACTCAACGATTATCCTGGACGCTCAAGCCGCGTTGGCGGCTGCACGAGGAAGAACGCGGCGGGAGCGCGGTGGCTTCGACCCGGAATTCTTCTCGGAGGCCGCGACGCAGCGCGACGAGGTACCCACCTCCTCCCCGTTCTCCGGTGCGTCAGTCCTCACCAACAATCAATCGTCCCTCTTGTCCGGTTTCCGAACGCGACTCACAACGGGAACTGAATTGTCAACATCGCTTCAGGCCGTCCGGGCAAGTACGAACTCGTCTTTCGCCGCACTCAATCCCCAGTACACGACCTATGCTCAACTGACTGTCCGCCAGCCCCTTCTCGCTGGCAGCGGAGTGGCTGCCGACGCTGACTTGCGGGTGGCCCGACTTGGCGAGTCGTCGATGGAGGCGTATCTGGACGATGCCGTACACACGGTGCAGGCGGCAGTCGTGGAACTCTATTGGGATCTCTATGCTGCAGAGCGAGACCTTGCGGTGCAGGGACTGATCAGGGAGCGGGCGGCCGCCCTTCTTACCGAATCTCAACAGCGCGCCCGGGCCGGCCTCGTGGGACCGAATCAGGTCGAGAATGCAAAGGTGTTTCTGGCCGAGCAGGAGTTGGCCGAGATCGATCGCCAGGAGGCCCTCTATAGTATTTCGGATCAGCTCGTGACGCTGATTGGCGCGTCACCTTCAGGCGCTATTGCCCGGTACCGTCCCGTCGACAGCCCGCCCGCGGATCTGCAAATCGATGACCCGGACGAACTTGTGGCAAGAGCCGTCGAAGCGAACAGGGCACTTGACATGGCCCGCCGCGATATCGATGAGGCCAACGTGCGTCTGCGTGCCGAGAGGCGCAACCGCCTTCCGCGCGTGGATCTGGTGGGCACGCTCGGTTCCAACGGACTGTCCGGAGACGCTCGCGACGTGATCTTCGGCTCCGACACACTCAGAAGCGCCAGTGCCGGGAATTTCGCCGATGCGCTCAGGCAAGTCGGCGAGTTCGAGTTCCCCCGTTGGAGCGTTGGAGTTGACGTGACGATCCCGATCGGTCCCCGGAGGCGTGGTGGTGAGATCGATCGATTGCGGGCGGAGGTCGAGCGAGCCGAGCAAAGATATGAAGGCAGCGTACGCGTGCTCAAAGAGCAGGTCCGGAGATTTCACCGCGAACTGGTGAATGGCAAGCAGCGCCTCGCGATTGCCAGGCGCGGAGTTGACGCATCGCAGGAGCAGGTTCGTATCGGTCTGATCGAATACCGCAACGGCCGGTCGACTGCATTCGAACTTGTACGTCTCGGCGCGGACCTTGCTGCAGCACAGCAGCGCTACTCGCAGGCGCTGGTTCGCACAGTCAAGGCAGCCGCCTCGCTTTCCCGGCTGACATCCGGCGTATATCCCTTTCCTACTCAGCAGCGGTCCGAAGACCAGTGA
- a CDS encoding exo-alpha-sialidase: protein MNVRLFIGTRKGLFVASSSDRSTWTIAGPHFKGWEVTAGGRAPGGTYVAATTSFVYGPAIHTSVDLISWKQLENGPAFRPESGRSLKQIWFVRPLESVWYAGVSEAALFETRDEGKSWQPLDGLNEHPTRSSWQPGAGGLCAHSLLIDPKYSQRMWCGISAVGVFRTEDGGRTWTPRNRGVTCAVLDKEHSDIGYCVHSLAADPSDADHIYRQDHKGMYRSRDGADTWELIEEGLPSGFGFPLALDRRTGYVYAFPLESDEYRMPPAGSARVYRSTDRGESWQSLANGLPQSNAYMTVLRSSMVADSLDECGVYFGTTSGQVFYTRTAGKAWQRLPADFPRIHFLEVFAD, encoded by the coding sequence CCGCAAGGGGCTCTTTGTTGCGTCATCTTCCGACAGGTCGACGTGGACCATTGCAGGGCCGCATTTCAAGGGATGGGAGGTGACCGCCGGCGGCCGAGCACCTGGCGGCACATACGTTGCAGCGACGACGAGCTTCGTGTACGGCCCGGCGATTCACACGAGCGTCGATCTGATATCATGGAAGCAGTTGGAGAATGGTCCGGCGTTTCGTCCGGAGTCAGGCCGATCTCTCAAGCAGATCTGGTTTGTCAGGCCGTTAGAGAGCGTCTGGTATGCCGGAGTATCGGAGGCCGCGCTCTTTGAGACCCGGGACGAGGGCAAGTCGTGGCAACCGTTGGACGGACTGAACGAACATCCTACCAGGTCCAGCTGGCAGCCTGGCGCAGGAGGGCTTTGCGCACATTCGCTCCTGATTGATCCGAAGTATTCGCAACGGATGTGGTGCGGGATTTCAGCTGTGGGCGTGTTCCGAACGGAAGACGGGGGCCGCACATGGACCCCGCGTAATCGCGGAGTGACATGTGCCGTTCTGGACAAGGAGCATTCCGACATCGGGTATTGCGTTCACTCGCTTGCGGCCGATCCGAGCGACGCAGACCATATTTACCGGCAGGACCACAAGGGCATGTACCGATCGCGGGATGGCGCGGACACCTGGGAGCTCATCGAGGAAGGCTTGCCGTCCGGTTTCGGATTTCCGCTCGCGTTGGATCGCAGAACCGGGTACGTGTATGCGTTCCCTCTCGAAAGTGACGAATACCGTATGCCGCCGGCTGGGAGCGCCCGCGTGTATCGGTCGACGGATCGCGGCGAGTCGTGGCAATCTCTTGCGAACGGACTCCCGCAGAGCAATGCGTACATGACCGTGCTTCGAAGTTCAATGGTGGCGGATTCCCTTGACGAGTGCGGTGTGTACTTCGGAACGACATCCGGTCAGGTCTTCTACACCAGAACCGCAGGGAAGGCCTGGCAGCGCCTTCCGGCGGACTTTCCACGCATCCACTTTCTCGAGGTCTTCGCGGACTGA